A DNA window from Ipomoea triloba cultivar NCNSP0323 chromosome 10, ASM357664v1 contains the following coding sequences:
- the LOC116032290 gene encoding uncharacterized protein LOC116032290, with amino-acid sequence MALSFDLRLGVVAALFLFGAWASQAGADDNFRPEKPIKPSRRQFDNDNSEDKSETETPEFSSSPAPPTKTTPPAPDQSSTAILESADRIKDRAEMTDSIVQPLSQNCDADKEFMREWSPMVIGAVLFVLLQPGLIFQWPGNDRKFEFRSMKTNRKAMFTHTMIFIAIYAIIIAVSHGKI; translated from the exons ATGGCCCTTAGTTTTGATTTGAGATTGGGTGTTGTTGCAGCCCTTTTCCTGTTTGGGGCATGGGCATCTCAAGCCGGTGCCGATGATAACTTCAGGCCAGAGAAGCCAATTAAACCTTCGCGTAGACAATTCGACAACGACAATTCCGAGGATAAAAGTGAGACGGAGACCCCAGAGTTTAGTTCATCACCGGCACCGCCCACTAAGACTACGCCACCGGCACCGGATCAGAGTTCCACTGCAATTCTTGAATCTGCGGACAGGATCAAGGATCGTGCTGAGATGACTGATTCCATAGTCCAACCCCTCTCTCAAAACTGCG ATGCAGACAAAGAATTCATGCGTGAATGGTCACCGATGGTAATCGGAGCGGTGCTCTTTGTTCTGCTGCAACCGGGTCTGATTTTCCAGTGGCCGGGAAACGATCGAAAGTTTGAGTTCAGAAGCATGAAGACCAATCGCAAGGCTATGTTCACTCACACTATGATATTCATTGCAATCTACGCTATTATTATCGCGGTCTCTCATGGTAAAATCTGA